TAAAAATGGTTCGTATAAGAAATTGGTAGAAATGCAATCTTTCGATTAACCGTAAAATTATTCAATGTCCTTTCTGAAAATTCTGGACACTGAGTTTTAGAAGATCCAAAATATCTTTTTAACATTAAGAAATGCAATACGCGGTAAATAAAGTTATAAAGTAAAAATGGAGCCCAATTGGGCTCCATTCTTATTAAAAAGTGCTGACTTGCTTTGGGGTGGACAAGTCAGCTGCTGTCGTAATTAACGACCAATTATTCTTTTGGGGTGAATAACTGGATTTCCTTAACATTATGGTACAAATATAACAGATGTTAATCGTTCTCACAAGAAAATTATGCATTTAAACAGTTAATATTGCATTTAATCGATAAAATACATAGTTTTATTACTCTTGCTTTAGGTTTTAATTAATAATACTCAAAGCTAAAATTCTGATTTTAAGATCAAAACATGTTGAATGTAGAAATCATGTACAGGTTGAAGTTTTCAAGGAATTACGATCTTAAAAAACTTTTTATATCCTCAATCGTAACTAGTATTAGATAGCGCATTTCACCATTAAAATTTGAACAATAGTTCTAAAGAAAAAGATTCTGGTTAATTCTCAAACATTTATAAACTAGAAAAGGGTTTGAGATAATAATCTCAAACCCTTTTCTAATAGTAGTATGCTTTACTTAGCTACGTAATCAAAGATAACGCAGTCCTGATTTCAGGAAATAGTTCGTTTTTCAAGCTTTTACCATATTCTTTCCAGACTCCGAATCCAAACGTATTTTTCTCCTAAGTTGTCTTGTGGTCAATGTACTTCCATCATGGCTCCATCCTGGGGGTCCAAAGGCATACATAAATTTATGGTACCAGTTATCAGAGCGCTTCATATCCTTCCAGATATCTTTATATTCATGAGTTAGAATAACGTAAGGATTGTAAGAATTAGGTGGTTTCGTAACGCCGTATTCTATGGCAATATCTTCATCCAGTTCCTTCCACGTACCAAAAATACGGTCAAAAGCATTTAAAATCCCACCGTGGTTTTTATCCATATATTCAATATTACGGGCATGATGAACCTGATGCATGGTGTGAGTGTTGAGAAAACGCTCCAGGAATCCCATTTTCGGGATATATTGGGAATGTAACTGAAATTGCCAAAGTGCTTCTATTCCAAGACAAACAATCAACATTTCCACGGGAAACCCTAGCGCGGGTATCCACATGTAAAACAGTGGTTTGTAAAAAATAGTAAACCATCCATTACGTATAGCGGTACCCAGATTAAAATTATCTGAAGAGTGATGCACAATATGTGCTGCCCATAAAAATCTCACCATATGGTTTTCCCGGTGAAACCAATAATAGGATAAATCATCTGCCAGCATGCACAATACCCAAAAATACCAGGCATAACCAAACGATTCCCATCCCATTATATTGGTACGTACACCTTCTACAAGTGGATTGAAAATTTCATAAACAACCTTAAAAATCAAAATGGCCGAAATGGTTTTAGCCAAAGGCGATAGAATTGCAGATCCAAGTCCCATTGCAAAGCTAGATCTCAGGTCTTTCCATTCATAAAGATGCTTACCTTCATCGTGCGACTTGCTGTAGGTAAGCTCTACAAGGATGAGCCCTAGAAAACAGGGAACACCATAAATTAAAGGGTTTGTAAAATCCATAGTCTTAAAATACTTAGGTAATTGCCCCTATGGAGCATATACCGGTTTTGATTAAAGTTCTTAACTGTTCAATATAAGCAATTCTGGTCGTTTAAAGTTTTTTTGCTTCTTCCCAAAAAATATCCATTTCTGCCAATGTCATATCTTTTAGTGATTTATTGGTGCTTTTTGCTTTCTCTTCCAAATACTGAAAACGCTTTATGAACTTTTTATTGGTACGCTCCAGAGCACTCTCTGGATCAATATTTAAAAAGCGCGCGTAATTAATCATTGAAAACAAGACATCGCCAAATTCGGCTTCCATTTTATCCTGATCTGCACTATTTACTTCCGCCTGCAGTTCGGCCAATTCTTCTTTTACTTTTTCAAAAACCTGTTGGGGCTCCTCCCAGTCAAAACCCACACCAGCAACTTTATCCTGTATCCTGCTGGCCTTAACCAAAGCTGGTAATGATTTTGGAACACCTTCAAGCACAGAGGATTTTCCTTCTTTTAATTTCAGGTTTTCCCAATTGCGCTTTACATCTTCTTCGTTCTCTACTTTGACATCTCCATAAATATGGGGATGCCTTGAAATGAGCTTTTCGCAAATGCCATCAGCTACATCTGCAATATCAAAACTGTTTGTTTCACTGCCTATTTTAGCATAAAAAACAATGTGCAATAATAGATCTCCTAATTCTTTTTTTACCTCATCAAGATCATCCTCTAATATGGCATCACCCAGTTCATAGGTTTCTTCAATAGTAAGATGGCGCAAGGACCTGAGGGTTTGTTTTTTATCCCAGGGGCACTGTTCACGCAGTTCATCCATTATGGTAAGCAGGCGATCAAAAGCCTGCAATTTTTCCTGGCGGTTACTCATAATAAGGGTTTGAGGAGAAACTAACAATAAAACTACCAATGGAGCACAAAATCCCCAAATTCGGTAGCTAAATGTACTATTATTTAGAATTCACTTCTACTCTTCTTCATCCTTCGCAGGCTCTTCACTCTTGTTATTTTCTTCCAGATCAAGCATATCCTGAGCTTGAAGGAGATTGTACCATTGTATCACTTTCTTGATATCACTGGCATAAACGCGATCTTCATCAAAATTAGGCAAAACATCGAAAAAATAAGCCTCAAGTTCATCTTTTGAAGACTTATGGTCTATTGCTTGTTTGCCATTTTCTTTTTCGCTTATATTTTTAAAAATATCTTTTAAGGGAACCTCTCCCTCAAGCGTATAAATAGCAATTTCTGATAAGATACTTACATTATGGCGCATGCTTACGGGTATCTTCTTACCATCTAAAAGGGATTCTGCTATAAACCCGGTACGTGTCTTGGCTCTTAAGTGATACAATCCCGGTTTTCCTGAAATGGATAATACTTTATCTAAACTCATTTTATATATTTTTTAAAGCTGAGAGGTTTTTTCTCAATTTACGATACTTTTAACCTATCAGTTTTGGATTTGTTTTTTTGAGGTTGCAAATATCACTTTGAAAAAATGATTTTTCAAAGGAATGTAACTAAATATTTGCATGCGTTATGTGAAGATAGATTCAGCTAAAACGCATTATGTTCT
This portion of the Flavimarina sp. Hel_I_48 genome encodes:
- a CDS encoding sterol desaturase family protein, translating into MDFTNPLIYGVPCFLGLILVELTYSKSHDEGKHLYEWKDLRSSFAMGLGSAILSPLAKTISAILIFKVVYEIFNPLVEGVRTNIMGWESFGYAWYFWVLCMLADDLSYYWFHRENHMVRFLWAAHIVHHSSDNFNLGTAIRNGWFTIFYKPLFYMWIPALGFPVEMLIVCLGIEALWQFQLHSQYIPKMGFLERFLNTHTMHQVHHARNIEYMDKNHGGILNAFDRIFGTWKELDEDIAIEYGVTKPPNSYNPYVILTHEYKDIWKDMKRSDNWYHKFMYAFGPPGWSHDGSTLTTRQLRRKIRLDSESGKNMVKA
- the mazG gene encoding nucleoside triphosphate pyrophosphohydrolase, translating into MSNRQEKLQAFDRLLTIMDELREQCPWDKKQTLRSLRHLTIEETYELGDAILEDDLDEVKKELGDLLLHIVFYAKIGSETNSFDIADVADGICEKLISRHPHIYGDVKVENEEDVKRNWENLKLKEGKSSVLEGVPKSLPALVKASRIQDKVAGVGFDWEEPQQVFEKVKEELAELQAEVNSADQDKMEAEFGDVLFSMINYARFLNIDPESALERTNKKFIKRFQYLEEKAKSTNKSLKDMTLAEMDIFWEEAKKL
- a CDS encoding DUF5606 domain-containing protein, producing MSLDKVLSISGKPGLYHLRAKTRTGFIAESLLDGKKIPVSMRHNVSILSEIAIYTLEGEVPLKDIFKNISEKENGKQAIDHKSSKDELEAYFFDVLPNFDEDRVYASDIKKVIQWYNLLQAQDMLDLEENNKSEEPAKDEEE